The following proteins come from a genomic window of Candidatus Lokiarchaeota archaeon:
- the gatE gene encoding Glu-tRNA(Gln) amidotransferase subunit GatE has protein sequence MLLDNDISYENLGLKVGLEIHQQLDTRRKLYCHCPPVIRDDEPDGGFMRQLRPTQSEMGEVDPAALFEFQRGITYYYEYYKETTCLVEADEEPPHNLAEESIETSLMMAIFLESTPVDEIHPMRKIVIDGSNTAGFQRTAVIARGGGIDVGGKKIGIQTICLEEDAARKISEDEDKNVRVYRLDRLGIPLIEIATAPDIATPEEAKETALALGLLLRSTGKAMRGIGTIRQDVNVSIEDGAITEIKGLQELDMVADVVRFEALRQHHLLEIADILQDQEIDTDSFDVAIEDVSLIFLETESELIKSGLDSGHAVYAAKLPGFAGILGREIQPGRRFGTELSDYAKFWGGIGGIFHTDEMPKYGISEKEISSLREYLDANEEDAVVFVVASEEDATDSLSAVVDRSKAAFDGVPEETRIPLPSGASRYARPRPGAERMYPETDVRPVKVTQSKLEQIRSNLPETLDEKKERFIADYELSDELASQLTMSSNADLFEEIVETHQVPPTLVAVTLENTIVNLKRNDVPVESLDDNDLFQIFEGVEENAVSAEAIPDILSYLATNPTVGIDQALRDTGLGMIEEEDTRKTLRRIVEQRKDFIIEQGKGAIGGLMGVAMKELRGKVDGSTVKNLLMEEIERTLEKEES, from the coding sequence ATGCTTTTGGACAATGATATTTCCTATGAAAATCTGGGACTGAAAGTTGGACTTGAAATTCATCAGCAGCTTGATACTCGTCGAAAGCTATACTGTCACTGCCCCCCTGTCATTCGAGATGATGAACCCGATGGAGGCTTTATGAGACAACTGAGACCTACTCAAAGCGAAATGGGTGAAGTTGACCCAGCTGCTCTGTTTGAGTTTCAACGAGGGATAACTTACTATTACGAGTATTACAAAGAAACCACCTGTTTGGTAGAAGCAGACGAAGAACCTCCACACAACCTTGCCGAGGAGTCCATCGAAACATCTCTTATGATGGCTATTTTTCTAGAATCCACACCTGTTGATGAAATCCATCCGATGCGAAAAATCGTTATTGACGGCAGCAACACGGCTGGATTCCAACGAACGGCTGTAATTGCTCGGGGTGGGGGGATTGATGTTGGAGGCAAGAAAATCGGTATCCAAACTATCTGCTTAGAGGAGGATGCCGCGCGAAAAATCTCAGAGGATGAGGACAAAAATGTCCGGGTCTATCGACTGGACCGTTTGGGTATTCCCCTTATTGAAATAGCAACAGCACCTGACATTGCAACTCCTGAAGAGGCCAAAGAAACAGCCTTGGCACTTGGCCTTCTTCTTCGTTCAACTGGAAAAGCGATGCGAGGTATTGGTACAATTCGTCAAGATGTTAACGTGTCCATTGAAGATGGTGCTATTACCGAAATCAAAGGTCTACAAGAGCTAGATATGGTGGCAGATGTTGTGCGTTTTGAGGCTCTACGCCAGCATCATCTTCTTGAAATTGCTGACATTCTCCAAGATCAAGAAATCGATACTGATTCTTTTGATGTAGCTATCGAAGATGTCTCTTTAATATTCCTAGAGACCGAGTCTGAGCTCATCAAGTCCGGGCTCGATTCAGGGCACGCTGTGTATGCTGCAAAATTGCCGGGTTTTGCCGGCATATTGGGTCGAGAAATCCAACCAGGCCGTCGATTTGGTACTGAGCTATCTGACTATGCGAAGTTCTGGGGTGGGATTGGAGGCATCTTTCATACCGATGAAATGCCAAAGTATGGCATATCCGAAAAAGAGATATCTTCTCTACGAGAGTACTTGGATGCCAATGAAGAAGATGCTGTCGTTTTCGTTGTTGCTAGCGAAGAAGATGCTACAGACTCGTTGAGTGCAGTTGTTGACAGATCTAAGGCAGCCTTCGATGGCGTTCCAGAAGAAACACGAATTCCCCTTCCGTCCGGCGCTAGTAGATATGCTCGTCCCCGTCCAGGGGCTGAACGAATGTATCCCGAGACAGATGTCCGTCCTGTGAAAGTTACTCAATCAAAGCTTGAGCAGATTCGCTCCAATTTGCCTGAAACTCTCGACGAGAAGAAGGAACGATTCATAGCCGACTATGAACTGAGCGATGAACTTGCCTCACAATTGACGATGTCTTCCAATGCGGATTTGTTTGAAGAAATAGTTGAAACACATCAGGTTCCTCCTACCTTGGTTGCAGTCACACTGGAAAACACCATTGTGAATCTTAAGCGGAACGATGTGCCTGTAGAATCACTAGACGACAATGATTTGTTCCAGATCTTTGAGGGTGTTGAAGAAAATGCTGTTTCAGCTGAAGCTATCCCTGATATCCTCTCTTACCTTGCAACGAACCCCACAGTAGGAATAGACCAAGCATTGAGAGATACGGGTCTTGGTATGATCGAGGAAGAAGATACTAGGAAAACTCTTCGGAGAATTGTTGAACAGCGAAAGGATTTCATCATTGAGCAAGGGAAGGGTGCAATTGGTGGATTGATGGGCGTGGCCATGAAAGAGCTGCGTGGGAAAGTGGATGGAAGCACAGTTAAAAACCTGCTAATGGAAGAAATAGAACGAACACTCGAGAAGGAGGAATCGTAA
- the pgk gene encoding phosphoglycerate kinase — MNRLTPVRGESMELPFKTLDDVEYENKRVLLRVDINSSVDPDTKEILDASRIEAIVPTLKELSESKVVLMAHQGRPGSDDFISLEPHTSIIKELGFDAYFVDDIFGFKAKQAIKSVKKGEILVLQNVRMFEGELKKAPPEEVAKEPLVQELYSLFDLFVNDAFGAAHRSQASLVGFTTVLPSVAGRLFEKEVIALHEAASTERRPWILVLGGSKVHDKIATLEELFQLERADEALLGGLVGIVFLIADGQISRKHGDLIEDLESAVENAAQVLDNYRDSIRLPADAAVEKNGKRWECSLNEIDDYPFYDIGPQTVEDFMMDIDDAEVVFANGPMGYFEKEAFARGTIDVLKSISEADCTSIVGGGHLGSLARELKFSEKLTHISTGGGSTIRYITGKKLDVIAALEETATRME; from the coding sequence ATGAATCGTCTTACACCTGTTAGGGGTGAAAGCATGGAACTGCCCTTCAAGACCCTTGACGATGTGGAATACGAGAATAAACGCGTTTTGCTTAGAGTGGATATCAATTCTTCAGTAGATCCTGATACAAAGGAGATACTTGATGCTTCTCGCATAGAGGCAATTGTTCCTACTCTGAAAGAGCTTTCAGAAAGCAAAGTTGTTCTGATGGCTCACCAGGGCCGTCCTGGTAGTGATGATTTTATTTCCCTTGAACCGCATACTTCAATTATCAAAGAATTGGGATTCGATGCCTATTTCGTGGATGATATTTTTGGTTTCAAGGCGAAGCAGGCAATCAAGTCGGTGAAGAAGGGAGAGATTCTGGTCCTTCAAAATGTCAGGATGTTTGAAGGAGAATTGAAAAAGGCACCCCCTGAAGAAGTCGCGAAGGAACCTCTGGTACAAGAGCTGTATTCACTATTTGATCTCTTTGTCAACGATGCGTTTGGGGCGGCCCATAGATCACAAGCTTCTCTCGTAGGATTCACTACCGTGCTACCCTCTGTTGCAGGACGACTTTTCGAGAAAGAGGTAATTGCTCTTCATGAGGCCGCTTCAACAGAACGGCGTCCCTGGATACTAGTTCTTGGTGGAAGTAAAGTTCACGACAAAATAGCCACCTTGGAAGAGCTTTTCCAGTTGGAACGTGCAGATGAGGCTTTGCTTGGAGGACTAGTAGGCATTGTATTTCTAATAGCTGACGGCCAAATATCTCGAAAACATGGAGATTTGATTGAGGATTTGGAAAGTGCTGTGGAGAACGCAGCGCAGGTCTTAGACAACTACCGCGATAGTATTCGCTTACCCGCCGACGCTGCGGTAGAGAAGAACGGCAAAAGATGGGAATGCTCCTTGAATGAAATAGATGATTACCCATTCTACGATATAGGCCCCCAGACCGTAGAGGATTTTATGATGGATATTGATGATGCTGAAGTGGTGTTTGCAAATGGTCCTATGGGATATTTCGAAAAGGAAGCCTTTGCGCGCGGCACCATAGATGTTCTCAAGTCAATTTCGGAAGCTGATTGCACCAGTATTGTTGGTGGCGGTCACTTGGGTTCTTTGGCACGAGAGCTGAAATTCAGCGAAAAGCTCACGCACATAAGCACCGGTGGAGGATCCACAATTCGGTATATCACAGGAAAGAAACTTGATGTTATAGCTGCATTGGAAGAAACTGCCACACGGATGGAATGA
- the rpiA gene encoding ribose 5-phosphate isomerase A has product MNNLKRNAAKSVLDILPSSAVIGLGSGSTVAYFAQELGKLVEKGANLTVVPSSYQAYQLALEYDIPLTDLDRAPELELTVDGADEVDDKLNLIKGGGGALLREKVVASASKRLIIIVDESKLVQRLGGNFPVPVEVLPFSLGTVKRKIKSMGIEPVLRIAKKKMGPVVTDNGNFLLDLEFNEPLQNPLEMSITLKMIPGVIETGLFVNMADQVHVGTETGAYVLNESSD; this is encoded by the coding sequence ATGAATAATTTGAAACGAAATGCTGCAAAAAGTGTCTTGGATATTCTACCATCAAGTGCCGTCATTGGTTTGGGCAGTGGGTCAACTGTAGCTTATTTCGCTCAAGAACTTGGCAAGCTTGTTGAAAAGGGAGCTAATCTTACCGTTGTGCCTAGTTCATATCAGGCATATCAGCTTGCTCTTGAATATGACATACCCTTGACAGATTTAGATCGGGCACCTGAGCTAGAACTCACTGTTGACGGCGCAGATGAAGTTGATGACAAACTGAATCTGATAAAGGGTGGCGGTGGCGCTTTGCTTAGAGAGAAGGTTGTTGCATCTGCTTCCAAGAGACTCATTATCATTGTTGATGAATCGAAACTTGTCCAACGCCTGGGTGGAAACTTCCCTGTTCCTGTAGAAGTTCTCCCTTTTTCCTTAGGAACCGTAAAAAGAAAAATCAAGTCTATGGGAATCGAGCCTGTACTACGGATTGCCAAAAAGAAAATGGGGCCGGTGGTGACAGATAACGGCAATTTCCTACTGGACCTAGAATTCAATGAACCTCTGCAGAACCCACTCGAGATGTCAATAACCTTGAAGATGATTCCTGGCGTAATTGAAACAGGTCTCTTTGTAAATATGGCCGACCAGGTTCACGTTGGAACTGAAACGGGCGCTTATGTTCTAAATGAGTCCAGTGACTGA
- the endA gene encoding tRNA-intron lyase — protein sequence MSTEEKTGSDNRTDDEMEEPSVCLFEAGKGYVGVEDADRISQQGFYGVRLENGQLELRPVEILHLLERERIQVKSAEGRIMDSDDIVRNLIVEDPDLWVRYLVFRDLRSRGYAVRQGFGGGIGFRVYQRGDKPGQSAAKQLVYIMKEDEPITLKELEMVTRMSAEARKKLTFALVDKNGEVNFYRVAKAELSQLEADKT from the coding sequence TTGTCAACAGAAGAAAAAACTGGTTCAGATAACAGAACAGATGATGAGATGGAGGAGCCTTCAGTATGCCTATTTGAGGCTGGTAAGGGTTATGTTGGCGTAGAAGACGCCGACAGAATATCTCAACAGGGCTTCTACGGAGTGCGATTAGAGAATGGACAATTAGAGCTACGCCCTGTTGAAATCTTGCATCTTTTGGAACGGGAAAGAATCCAAGTCAAATCTGCAGAGGGACGAATCATGGATAGTGACGATATAGTACGGAACTTGATTGTCGAAGATCCCGACCTATGGGTTAGGTACTTGGTATTCAGAGATCTCAGAAGTAGAGGGTATGCTGTAAGGCAAGGATTTGGAGGGGGGATCGGTTTTCGGGTGTATCAAAGAGGTGATAAGCCCGGACAGTCTGCGGCAAAACAGCTAGTATACATAATGAAGGAAGATGAACCAATCACGCTCAAAGAGCTGGAAATGGTTACACGTATGTCAGCCGAGGCTCGAAAGAAGTTGACCTTTGCACTTGTAGACAAGAATGGCGAAGTCAACTTTTATCGAGTAGCGAAAGCAGAACTCAGTCAACTAGAGGCGGATAAAACTTGA
- the hycI gene encoding hydrogenase maturation peptidase HycI: MSYESLEKELLQFLKGGKKAAILGIGNELRTDDGLGPYIVSKLSIDDSNIMIQNVGSVPEAFAKPLAEFGAERVILVDAANMGEPVGHIELVTKDRIGGIAISTHSMPLSMLMSYLEERSGAQTILLGVQPQDVSFGEGLTGDIENVAERVIKIIENVWKKTKR, encoded by the coding sequence GTGAGCTATGAAAGTCTAGAAAAAGAACTTCTCCAATTCCTCAAGGGCGGAAAAAAAGCAGCAATTCTGGGTATTGGAAACGAGCTGCGAACAGATGACGGTCTTGGCCCCTACATAGTCTCTAAATTGAGTATTGACGATTCAAATATTATGATACAAAATGTTGGGTCAGTACCAGAAGCCTTTGCCAAACCCCTTGCCGAATTTGGGGCTGAGAGAGTTATACTCGTTGATGCAGCAAATATGGGAGAGCCAGTTGGTCATATTGAACTCGTTACCAAAGACCGAATAGGTGGTATAGCTATAAGCACTCATAGCATGCCTTTGTCTATGCTAATGAGCTATCTTGAAGAGAGAAGCGGTGCGCAAACTATCCTTCTCGGAGTCCAACCTCAGGATGTGAGCTTTGGAGAAGGGCTCACAGGCGACATTGAAAACGTCGCAGAGAGAGTAATTAAAATAATAGAAAACGTCTGGAAAAAAACAAAGAGATGA
- the mtnA gene encoding S-methyl-5-thioribose-1-phosphate isomerase: MFRTIEWTDNNKVRLVDQTKLPLEKTHIVTDSHDRIAESIKVMEIRGAPAIGAAAGMGMALAALESDAQTKEELLDFLETAADTLNTRPTAANLTWATSRMLDVAKKSEGTAEEIKETLVEEAKEIAEEDVRMCRAIGDASLQLIKPGWTIQTICNAGSLATVHLGTVGAVVRAAHEEYGDIQVYASETRPRCQGARLTVFEFMEDDIDTTLITDGMIGTVFKQGRVDCCVVGADRIIRTGHVINKIGTYTMAITANYHDIPFYVAAPLSTIDMGSNPEDVVIEERDESEIRKINGEYITVPDAKVYNPAFDMTPPDLVDAIITNVGIVENPTEAKMKKLYEKGTK, from the coding sequence ATGTTCCGAACAATTGAATGGACAGATAATAACAAGGTTCGCTTAGTGGATCAAACCAAACTACCTTTGGAAAAAACACACATCGTAACAGATAGTCACGATCGAATCGCGGAATCGATTAAGGTTATGGAAATCCGAGGGGCTCCAGCTATCGGTGCCGCTGCCGGTATGGGCATGGCTCTTGCTGCCTTGGAAAGTGACGCTCAGACCAAAGAGGAACTTCTTGATTTCTTGGAGACAGCAGCTGATACACTCAATACACGCCCCACTGCTGCAAACTTGACTTGGGCAACCTCAAGAATGCTCGATGTTGCAAAAAAGTCCGAGGGGACTGCTGAAGAAATCAAGGAGACGTTGGTTGAAGAAGCAAAGGAGATTGCTGAAGAGGATGTACGCATGTGTCGAGCCATCGGGGATGCATCTCTTCAACTAATCAAACCTGGTTGGACAATTCAAACCATCTGCAATGCCGGCTCCTTAGCTACTGTACATCTTGGAACCGTTGGAGCTGTAGTACGTGCAGCGCATGAAGAATATGGGGATATACAGGTATATGCATCCGAGACCAGGCCAAGATGTCAAGGTGCCCGACTCACAGTTTTTGAATTCATGGAAGATGATATTGATACAACCTTGATAACTGACGGAATGATAGGCACGGTTTTCAAACAAGGAAGAGTTGATTGCTGTGTAGTTGGTGCAGATAGAATAATTCGAACCGGTCATGTCATCAATAAAATTGGTACCTACACTATGGCGATTACAGCCAATTATCACGATATTCCATTCTATGTTGCGGCGCCTTTGTCAACCATCGATATGGGATCAAATCCTGAAGATGTGGTGATTGAAGAACGTGACGAATCCGAGATTAGGAAAATAAATGGAGAATACATCACAGTACCTGACGCAAAGGTTTACAACCCAGCATTTGACATGACTCCCCCTGATTTGGTAGATGCAATAATAACGAATGTTGGTATTGTTGAGAATCCTACCGAAGCAAAAATGAAAAAGCTTTACGAGAAGGGTACTAAGTAG